ACATATCCGTAATCAGGTTTAACAAATCCTGCGATAATTTTCATTAAAGCAGTTTTTCCTGCTCCCTTAAAACCAACAATTTCAACGAAATCACCATCGTGTATGACTAAATTGCAATTATTTAATATTTTTAATTGCCCAGAAGATTTATTAATGTTATTTACTTCAATCATAAGAATCATCTCCTCACACTATATACGTAATATTTGGAGTAAAAATCCTTACTTAATTTTATCCAAAGTATTGTGAAATTCCTAGCTTTAATAATGGATATATAAGATATATACATTAAATTTACATAAGTATTTAAGAGTGGATAAACATTACAAGAAAAGGATATTTTGACTATTATTTATTAGGATACTCAGTTTTGGCATGGGAATTATTAAGCACTTTTAGACAAATATATTAATTGACAATTTTATTATCGCATATATATTTTTGTACTACAATCGACAAAGTAAAAAGAGCTGTTGAAACATATCTATAAGAAAAAGGAACAGATAAAGTGGAAATATCTGTTCCTTTAAATTCTATAAGTCATCTTCAATTCGCATTAATAGGAATGCTAAATCGGATAAACGATTTAAATAGACCTTTATATTAGGATTTATTTCTTCTTCATCTGCTAAAGATAAAACTTCTCGTTCGGCACGACGAACTGTTGTTCTGACTAAATCTAAAAATGCACCAGCTTTTGTTTTGCCTGGCATAATAAAAGCTTTTATTGGTGGCAATTTAGCTTCTGTTTCATTGATTACAGCTTCAATTTCATCAATAGTATCTTGGGTGATGTAATATTTATCTGTAATACTTGCTAAATCAGCCATTAATTTTAAATTAGTTTGTTCAAGTTGAAGCAGTAAATCCTGAATTTCTTTCTTTTCACTGAAGGCACGTGCTAAGCCAAGTGTTGAAGTTACTTCATCTACAGTTCCATAAGCTCTAACACGTAAGGAATTTTTGGCTACACGCTGACCTGTATATAAAGATGTTGTGCCTTTATCACCTGTTTTTGTACAAATTGACATAATTACTCCTTTTAATCAATCTCCATCAAATACGCTGAAATCGATATCATGATTTGGTTGATAAATTTCAGTTTCACTGAAGAATACATGAACTTCGCGTTCTGCACTTTCTGGACTATCAGAAGCATGAACGGAATTTACTGTTTTAGATAGTGCAAAATCTGCACGTATAGTGCCGGGTGCTGCTTTTTTAGGGTCAGTTTTACCATGAATTTCACGAACTCGTTCAATAACATTTTCGCCTTCAACTACTAAAGCGACAATTCTATCTGTAGCCATGAAATCGACTAAACGTTGGTAATAAGGTTTACCTACATGTTCAGCATAGTGTTTTGAAGCTATGCAATCATCCATTTCTAACATGCGCATAGCGACAATATCAAATTTTTCACGTTCATAACGGTCAATAATATTACCAATATGATAATTAACTACTGCATCAGGTTTTATCAATACCAACGTTCTTTGTCTCATAATAAACACTCCTATTTATTTTTCATTTTCTTCATTTTTGTAGTTCTGTGCTAAAAGATTATAGTGAATAGCAGATTCATGTAAAGCATCAATTTCATCTTCTCTTAATGCTCTGATTACTTTAGCAGGTGTGCCATAAATCATGGAATTGTTTGGCAATTTTTTGTGTTCTGTAATGAGTGTACCAGCACCAACTACACTATTATGACCAACTTCACCATAGCCGAGCAAGATAGCTCCCATGCCGATGAGTGTATTATCACCGACTTTGCT
The window above is part of the Megamonas hypermegale genome. Proteins encoded here:
- the ndk gene encoding nucleoside-diphosphate kinase, with amino-acid sequence MRQRTLVLIKPDAVVNYHIGNIIDRYEREKFDIVAMRMLEMDDCIASKHYAEHVGKPYYQRLVDFMATDRIVALVVEGENVIERVREIHGKTDPKKAAPGTIRADFALSKTVNSVHASDSPESAEREVHVFFSETEIYQPNHDIDFSVFDGD
- a CDS encoding gamma carbonic anhydrase family protein; protein product: MIYTYKSHTPKIAKTALVHPSAVIIGDVTIGEHSTVWPGAVLRGDLQPIIVGDYTNIQDNVTVHVMSDAPIHIGSYVTIGHNAVIHCSKVGDNTLIGMGAILLGYGEVGHNSVVGAGTLITEHKKLPNNSMIYGTPAKVIRALREDEIDALHESAIHYNLLAQNYKNEENEK
- a CDS encoding cob(I)yrinic acid a,c-diamide adenosyltransferase, translating into MSICTKTGDKGTTSLYTGQRVAKNSLRVRAYGTVDEVTSTLGLARAFSEKKEIQDLLLQLEQTNLKLMADLASITDKYYITQDTIDEIEAVINETEAKLPPIKAFIMPGKTKAGAFLDLVRTTVRRAEREVLSLADEEEINPNIKVYLNRLSDLAFLLMRIEDDL